Proteins encoded within one genomic window of Streptomyces profundus:
- a CDS encoding sugar ABC transporter permease, which produces MSDVKAAQAAAPLDLLDERLRKGEGIKPVLRGVWDRIRSGDLGALPIVLGLVVIAVVFQSLNSVFLSSANLVNLLMESASVGIIALGVVCVLLVGQIDLSVGSVSGLAAALTAVTFVREGWPLPLSMAAAIGAGAVIGWLYAQMVTRLGVPSFVATLAGLLSFLGLQLWLLGDTGAINLPFDSDLVHFAQLAFVPEWLSYALVVLAAGWLFATGHGLARTRRAAGLSARSTTLLVARSASVLVGLGFAVWYLNRARGVGWLFVSFVVLVLVLNYALTRTSWGRSVFAVGGNAEAARRAGINVRRVYTSVFVLCSSLAALGGMVAAARLAAANQSSGGGDINLNAIAAAVIGGTSLFGGRGSAFAALLGILVIQSISNGLTLLDLDSSFRFIITGLVLAVAVMLDSVARRSRVAHGRAA; this is translated from the coding sequence ATGAGTGACGTCAAGGCCGCCCAGGCGGCGGCGCCGCTCGACCTGTTGGACGAACGGCTGCGCAAGGGCGAGGGCATCAAGCCGGTGCTGAGGGGCGTCTGGGACCGGATACGCTCCGGCGATCTCGGCGCGCTGCCGATCGTCCTGGGCCTGGTGGTGATCGCCGTCGTCTTCCAGTCCCTGAACTCCGTCTTCCTCTCCAGCGCCAACCTGGTGAACCTGCTGATGGAGAGCGCCTCGGTCGGCATCATCGCGCTGGGCGTGGTGTGTGTGCTGCTGGTGGGGCAGATCGACCTCTCGGTCGGCTCGGTCAGCGGGCTGGCCGCCGCGCTCACCGCCGTCACCTTCGTCCGGGAGGGCTGGCCGCTGCCGCTCTCGATGGCGGCGGCGATCGGCGCCGGCGCGGTGATCGGCTGGCTCTACGCGCAGATGGTCACCCGGCTCGGTGTGCCCAGCTTCGTCGCCACCCTGGCGGGGCTGCTCAGCTTCCTCGGGCTCCAGCTCTGGCTGCTCGGCGACACCGGGGCGATCAACCTGCCGTTCGACTCCGATCTGGTGCACTTCGCGCAACTCGCCTTCGTACCCGAGTGGTTGTCCTACGCGCTGGTGGTGCTGGCCGCCGGCTGGCTCTTCGCCACCGGCCACGGCCTGGCCAGGACCCGCCGCGCCGCCGGCCTCTCCGCCCGCTCCACCACGCTGCTGGTGGCGCGCAGTGCGAGCGTGCTGGTCGGGCTCGGCTTCGCCGTCTGGTATCTCAACCGGGCGCGCGGCGTCGGCTGGCTCTTCGTCAGCTTTGTCGTCCTCGTGCTGGTGCTCAACTACGCGCTCACCCGCACCTCCTGGGGCCGTTCCGTGTTCGCGGTCGGCGGCAACGCGGAGGCCGCCCGCCGGGCCGGCATCAACGTGCGGCGCGTCTACACCTCGGTGTTCGTGCTCTGCTCCTCGTTGGCCGCGCTCGGCGGCATGGTGGCCGCCGCCCGCCTGGCGGCGGCCAACCAGTCAAGTGGCGGCGGCGATATCAACCTCAACGCGATCGCCGCGGCGGTGATCGGCGGCACCAGCCTCTTCGGCGGCCGGGGCAGCGCCTTCGCCGCGCTGCTGGGCATCCTGGTGATCCAGTCGATCTCCAACGGGCTGACCCTGCTGGATCTGGACTCGTCCTTCCGCTTCATCATCACCGGCCTGGTCCTGGCGGTGGCGGTGATGCTCGACTCGGTGGCCCGCCGCTCCCGCGTCGCCCACGGCCGCGCCGCGTAG
- a CDS encoding cytidine deaminase family protein, protein MPSTSHDELIAAAEAVLSRHTVEGRLFGDVGAALVTEAGSVYTGVCVDTGSGTGFCAELAAIAAMVTAREYRIAKVVAVWRDEGGPLHVLPPCGRCREFLRQIDPGNLDTEVVLGRRESAPLRELLPAHAWPAPLD, encoded by the coding sequence ATGCCCAGCACATCGCACGATGAACTGATCGCCGCCGCCGAGGCGGTCCTGTCCCGCCATACGGTCGAGGGGAGGCTCTTCGGCGACGTCGGCGCCGCGCTGGTGACCGAGGCGGGGAGTGTGTACACCGGGGTCTGCGTCGACACCGGTTCGGGCACGGGCTTCTGTGCCGAACTGGCCGCCATCGCCGCGATGGTCACCGCGCGCGAGTACCGGATCGCCAAGGTGGTGGCGGTGTGGCGCGACGAAGGGGGGCCGCTCCATGTCCTACCGCCCTGCGGGCGCTGCCGGGAGTTCCTGCGCCAGATCGACCCGGGCAACCTGGACACCGAGGTCGTGCTCGGCCGCCGGGAGTCGGCCCCGCTGCGGGAGCTGCTGCCCGCCCACGCCTGGCCCGCGCCGCTCGACTGA